Proteins co-encoded in one Klebsiella michiganensis genomic window:
- a CDS encoding universal stress protein UspB (ppGpp-dependent, membrane associated, stress protein produced under conditions of nutrient deprivation, osmotic shock and oxidative stress), translated as MISTVALFWALCVVCVVNMARYYSSLRALLVVLRGCDPLLYQYVDGGGFFTSHGQPSKQVRLVRYIYGQRYVDHHDEEFIRRCERLRRQFILTSSLCGLVVISLIGLIIWH; from the coding sequence ATGATCAGCACCGTCGCGCTGTTCTGGGCGCTTTGTGTAGTTTGTGTCGTGAATATGGCGCGCTATTACTCTTCATTGCGCGCGTTACTGGTGGTGCTGCGCGGGTGCGATCCACTGCTGTATCAATACGTTGATGGCGGCGGTTTTTTCACCTCACATGGTCAACCCAGCAAGCAGGTCAGGCTGGTGCGTTACATCTACGGCCAGCGCTATGTCGATCATCACGATGAGGAGTTTATTCGCCGCTGTGAGCGCCTGCGTCGGCAGTTTATTCTGACGAGTTCGCTGTGTGGTCTGGTGGTGATTAGCCTGATTGGATTAATTATCTGGCACTAG
- a CDS encoding methyltransferase (predicted SAM-dependent methyltransferase) yields MKICLLTEAGADSGALSVLSSRWQLEHDAEALMALVLTPERLELRKRDEPKLGGIFVDFVSGAMAHRRKFGGGRGEAVAKAVGVKGSYLPDVVDATAGLGRDAFVLASVGCRVRMLERNPVVAALLDDGLRRGYEDPEIGGWLQERLQLIHASSLTALSDITPRPDVVYLDPMFPHKQKSALVKKEMRVFQSLVGPDEDADGLLAPARALAKKRVVVKRPDYAPPLAEVATQNAVVTKGHRFDIYAGTPE; encoded by the coding sequence GTGAAAATCTGTTTACTGACTGAAGCAGGCGCCGACTCCGGCGCCTTATCTGTTTTGAGCAGCCGCTGGCAGCTTGAACATGATGCAGAGGCGCTGATGGCGCTGGTATTAACCCCTGAAAGGCTGGAGCTGCGCAAACGCGACGAGCCCAAATTGGGCGGCATCTTCGTGGATTTTGTCTCCGGCGCGATGGCGCACCGCCGTAAGTTTGGCGGCGGACGTGGTGAAGCGGTGGCGAAAGCTGTGGGCGTTAAAGGCAGCTATCTCCCGGACGTTGTCGACGCGACGGCCGGGCTGGGGCGGGACGCCTTCGTGCTGGCCTCCGTAGGCTGCCGCGTGCGGATGCTGGAGCGCAATCCGGTGGTTGCCGCGTTACTTGATGACGGCCTGCGCCGTGGCTACGAAGATCCGGAAATCGGCGGCTGGCTGCAGGAGCGATTACAGCTCATTCATGCCTCAAGCCTGACGGCGCTCAGCGATATTACGCCGAGGCCGGATGTGGTGTATCTCGATCCGATGTTCCCCCATAAGCAGAAGAGCGCGCTGGTGAAGAAAGAGATGCGTGTCTTCCAGTCTTTGGTGGGGCCGGATGAAGATGCGGACGGATTATTGGCTCCGGCCAGAGCGCTGGCTAAGAAAAGGGTGGTAGTGAAGCGCCCGGATTATGCTCCCCCGCTGGCCGAAGTCGCCACGCAGAATGCGGTGGTGACCAAGGGGCATCGGTTTGATATTTACGCCGGGACGCCGGAATAG
- a CDS encoding universal stress global response regulator UspA (involved in resistance to DNA-damaging agents), with product MAYKHILIAVDLSPESKVLVEKAVSMARPYNAKVSLIHVDVNYSDLYTGLIDVNLGDMQKRISEETHHALTELSTGAGYPITETLSGSGDLGQVLVDAIKKYDMDLVVCGHHQDFWSKLMSSARQLINTVHVDMLIVPLRDEEDE from the coding sequence ATGGCTTACAAACACATTCTGATCGCAGTTGACCTCTCCCCTGAGAGTAAAGTCCTGGTAGAAAAAGCCGTCTCCATGGCTCGACCTTACAACGCGAAAGTTTCCCTGATTCATGTCGATGTGAATTACTCCGATCTGTATACCGGGCTGATTGACGTCAATCTGGGCGATATGCAGAAACGCATTTCCGAAGAAACTCACCACGCGCTCACCGAGCTGTCCACCGGCGCGGGTTATCCTATCACCGAAACGCTGAGCGGCAGCGGCGACCTGGGCCAGGTGCTGGTAGACGCGATTAAAAAATACGATATGGATTTAGTGGTTTGTGGGCATCACCAGGATTTCTGGAGCAAGCTGATGTCCTCTGCACGCCAGCTGATCAATACCGTGCATGTGGATATGCTGATTGTTCCGCTGCGTGATGAAGAAGACGAGTAA
- a CDS encoding oligopeptidase A, whose product MTNPLLTSFELPPFSAIKPEHVVPAVTQALDDCRAAVESVVAQGAPYSWQNLVQPLAEVDDRLGRLFSPVSHLNSVQNSPELREAYEQTLPLLSEYSTWVGQHEGLYNAYRDLRDGANYASLSIAEKKAVDNALRDFELSGIGLPKDKQQRYGEISARLSELGSTYSNNVLDATMGWSKLITDEAELAGMPESALAAARAQAEAKEQAGWLLTLDIPSYLPVLTYCDNRALREEMYRAYSTRASDQGPNAGKWDNTPVMEEILALRHELAQLLGFGNYAEKSLATKMAENPQQVLEFLSDLAKRARPQGEAELAQLRAYAKEHYGVEELEPWDITWYSEKQKQHLYSISDEQLRPYFPEERAVNGLFEVVKRIYGITAKERKDIDVWHPDVRFFELYDDQGELRGSFYLDLYAREHKRGGAWMDDCVGKMRRADGSLQKPVAYLTCNFNRPVNGKPALFTHDEVITLFHEFGHGLHHMLTKIETAGVSGINGVPWDAVELPSQFMENWCWEPEALAFISGHYETGESLPVELLEKMLAAKNYQAALFILRQLEFGLFDFRLHAEFNPEQGAKVLQTLADIKKQVAVVPGPSWGRFPHAFSHIFAGGYAAGYYSYLWADVLAADAFSRFEEEGIFNRETGQSFLDNILTRGGSEEPMELFKRFRGREPQLDAMLDHYGIQG is encoded by the coding sequence ATGACCAATCCTTTACTGACCTCTTTTGAGCTGCCGCCGTTTTCCGCCATCAAACCTGAACATGTTGTTCCGGCCGTGACTCAAGCGCTGGACGACTGCCGTGCGGCGGTGGAAAGCGTGGTTGCGCAGGGCGCGCCTTACAGCTGGCAGAACCTGGTTCAGCCGCTGGCGGAAGTGGACGATCGCCTGGGTCGCCTGTTTTCCCCGGTCAGCCACCTGAACTCGGTACAAAACAGCCCTGAGCTGCGCGAAGCCTATGAGCAAACGCTGCCGCTGCTGTCCGAATACAGCACCTGGGTTGGCCAGCACGAAGGGTTGTATAACGCTTACCGCGACCTGCGTGACGGTGCGAACTACGCCAGCCTGAGCATCGCCGAGAAGAAAGCGGTGGATAACGCCCTGCGTGACTTCGAGCTGTCCGGGATTGGTCTGCCAAAAGACAAACAGCAGCGCTACGGTGAGATCTCCGCTCGCCTGTCCGAGCTGGGGTCTACCTACAGCAACAACGTGCTCGATGCCACCATGGGCTGGAGCAAGCTGATTACCGATGAAGCCGAGCTTGCCGGGATGCCGGAAAGCGCCTTAGCCGCAGCGCGCGCTCAGGCGGAAGCCAAAGAGCAGGCCGGCTGGCTGCTGACGCTGGATATTCCAAGCTATCTGCCGGTGCTGACCTACTGTGACAACCGCGCCCTGCGCGAAGAAATGTACCGCGCGTATTCAACGCGTGCTTCTGACCAGGGGCCGAACGCCGGGAAGTGGGATAACACCCCGGTGATGGAAGAGATTCTGGCGCTGCGCCACGAGCTGGCTCAGCTGCTGGGCTTTGGCAACTATGCGGAAAAATCCCTCGCTACCAAAATGGCGGAAAACCCACAGCAGGTGCTGGAGTTCCTGTCCGACCTGGCCAAACGTGCTCGCCCGCAGGGTGAAGCCGAGCTGGCCCAGCTGCGCGCCTATGCAAAAGAGCATTACGGCGTGGAAGAGCTGGAGCCGTGGGACATCACCTGGTACAGCGAAAAACAGAAACAGCATCTCTACAGCATCAGCGACGAGCAACTGCGCCCGTACTTCCCGGAAGAGCGGGCGGTGAACGGCCTGTTTGAAGTCGTGAAACGCATCTACGGCATTACCGCCAAAGAGCGGAAAGATATCGACGTCTGGCACCCGGACGTGCGCTTCTTCGAGCTGTATGACGATCAGGGTGAGCTGCGCGGCAGCTTCTACCTCGATCTATACGCTCGCGAGCATAAACGCGGCGGGGCGTGGATGGATGACTGCGTGGGCAAAATGCGCCGTGCCGACGGTTCGCTGCAAAAGCCGGTGGCCTATCTGACCTGTAACTTCAACCGTCCGGTGAACGGCAAACCAGCGCTGTTTACCCATGACGAAGTGATCACCCTGTTCCATGAGTTCGGCCACGGTCTGCACCATATGCTGACCAAAATCGAAACCGCGGGCGTGTCCGGCATCAACGGCGTGCCCTGGGATGCGGTCGAGCTACCGAGCCAGTTTATGGAAAACTGGTGCTGGGAGCCGGAAGCGCTGGCGTTTATCTCCGGCCACTATGAAACCGGTGAATCTCTGCCCGTTGAGCTGCTGGAAAAAATGCTGGCGGCGAAAAACTACCAGGCGGCGTTGTTTATCCTTCGCCAGCTGGAGTTCGGCCTGTTCGACTTCCGCCTGCACGCGGAATTCAACCCTGAGCAGGGGGCGAAAGTGCTGCAAACGCTGGCTGACATTAAGAAGCAGGTTGCCGTGGTGCCAGGGCCGAGCTGGGGCCGGTTCCCACACGCTTTCAGCCACATTTTTGCCGGCGGCTATGCGGCGGGCTACTACAGTTACCTGTGGGCCGACGTGCTGGCGGCAGATGCGTTCTCTCGCTTCGAAGAAGAGGGCATTTTCAACCGTGAAACTGGCCAGTCTTTCCTCGACAATATCCTGACCCGTGGTGGTTCGGAAGAGCCGATGGAGCTGTTCAAACGCTTCCGCGGGCGCGAGCCGCAGCTGGACGCGATGCTGGATCATTACGGTATTCAGGGCTAA
- a CDS encoding phosphate transporter PitA (involved in the transport of inorganic phosphate), producing the protein MLHLFAGLDLHTGLLLLLALAFVLFYEAINGFHDTANAVATVIYTRAMRSQLAVAMAALFNFFGVLLGGLSVAYAIVHMLPTDLLLNVGSSHGLAMVFSMLLAAIIWNLGTWYFGLPASSSHTLIGAIIGIGLTNALLTGTSVVDALNIPKVMGIFASLILSPIVGLVIAGGLIFLLRRYWSNTKKKQRIHLTPAEREKQDGKKKPPFWTRIALILSAIGVSFSHGANDGQKGIGLIMLVLIGVAPAGFVVNMNASGYEITRTRDAVNNVETYFQQHPDLLQKATGSEQLIPSPEAGATEPAQFHCHPANAITALDRAKLMLTDIESYDKLSIEQRSQLRRIMLCISDTTDKVAKLPEVNADDQRLLKKLKGDMLSTIEYAPVWIILAVALALGIGTMIGWRRVATTIGEKIGKKGMTYAQGMSAQMTAAVSIGLASYTGMPVSTTHVLSSSVAGTMIVDGGGLQRKTVTNILMAWIFTLPASILLSGGLYWIALRFV; encoded by the coding sequence ATGCTACATTTGTTTGCCGGCCTGGATCTTCACACCGGGCTTTTACTTTTGCTTGCTCTGGCATTTGTGCTGTTCTACGAAGCCATTAATGGTTTCCACGATACGGCTAACGCAGTAGCAACGGTAATTTATACCCGCGCTATGCGATCGCAACTTGCGGTGGCAATGGCTGCGTTATTTAACTTCTTCGGCGTTCTGCTCGGTGGGCTGAGCGTAGCCTATGCCATTGTGCATATGCTGCCTACAGATCTGCTGTTAAACGTAGGGTCTTCTCATGGTCTCGCCATGGTGTTCTCTATGTTACTGGCCGCTATTATCTGGAACCTCGGCACCTGGTATTTTGGTCTGCCGGCCTCCAGCTCCCATACGCTTATCGGTGCCATCATCGGTATCGGTTTGACCAACGCGCTGCTGACCGGCACCTCGGTTGTCGACGCGCTGAATATCCCGAAAGTGATGGGGATCTTCGCTTCCTTAATTCTGTCCCCGATTGTCGGGCTGGTGATTGCCGGTGGGTTGATTTTCCTGCTGCGCCGTTACTGGAGCAACACCAAGAAAAAGCAGCGTATTCACCTGACGCCTGCGGAACGTGAAAAGCAAGACGGCAAGAAAAAGCCGCCTTTCTGGACGCGTATCGCGCTGATTCTGTCCGCTATCGGCGTGAGCTTCTCTCACGGTGCTAACGACGGTCAGAAAGGCATCGGTCTGATTATGCTGGTACTGATTGGCGTCGCACCGGCAGGCTTCGTGGTGAACATGAATGCCTCCGGCTACGAAATCACCCGTACCCGTGACGCAGTGAACAACGTCGAAACTTACTTCCAGCAGCATCCCGACCTGCTGCAGAAAGCGACCGGATCCGAACAGTTAATCCCTTCTCCGGAAGCGGGCGCGACTGAACCGGCTCAGTTCCACTGCCACCCGGCTAACGCGATCACCGCTCTGGACCGCGCGAAGCTGATGCTGACCGACATCGAAAGCTACGACAAGCTCAGCATCGAGCAGCGTAGCCAGCTGCGTCGCATCATGCTGTGCATTTCCGACACTACCGATAAAGTGGCGAAGCTGCCGGAAGTGAACGCGGATGACCAGCGCCTGCTGAAGAAACTGAAAGGCGATATGCTTAGCACCATCGAGTACGCGCCTGTCTGGATTATTCTGGCCGTTGCACTGGCCCTGGGTATCGGGACAATGATCGGCTGGCGCCGCGTGGCGACCACCATCGGTGAGAAAATCGGTAAGAAAGGCATGACTTATGCGCAAGGGATGTCCGCGCAGATGACCGCCGCTGTTTCTATCGGTCTGGCAAGCTACACCGGGATGCCGGTTTCCACCACCCACGTACTCTCTTCCTCCGTGGCAGGGACAATGATCGTGGACGGCGGTGGCCTGCAGCGTAAGACGGTAACCAATATCCTGATGGCATGGATATTCACCCTACCGGCTTCGATTCTGCTCTCCGGCGGGCTGTACTGGATTGCGCTGCGCTTCGTGTAA